In a single window of the Bradyrhizobium sp. ORS 285 genome:
- a CDS encoding GNAT family N-acetyltransferase, producing MALFRLPSSGPAALAPRGNGLLLRSPQMADYAQWARLREISRDYLTPWEPIWPSDDLTRSGFRRRLRRYAEDISADRSYPFIVFRDSDGAMLGGITLANVRRGIVQAGTIGYWMGQPFAHHGYMTSALRLLLPTLFGELNLHRVEAACIPTNTPSIRVLEKCGFTREGLARRYLCINGVWQDHYLYGLLHEDFRG from the coding sequence ATGGCCCTGTTTCGTCTACCGTCCAGTGGACCGGCTGCGCTCGCCCCGCGCGGCAACGGCCTGCTGCTGCGCTCGCCCCAGATGGCCGACTATGCGCAATGGGCGCGGCTGCGCGAGATCAGCCGCGATTATCTGACGCCGTGGGAGCCGATCTGGCCGTCCGACGACCTGACCCGGTCCGGCTTCCGCCGACGGCTGCGACGCTATGCCGAGGACATCTCGGCCGACCGCTCCTATCCGTTCATCGTGTTCCGCGACTCAGACGGCGCCATGCTCGGCGGCATCACGCTTGCCAATGTCCGCCGCGGCATCGTCCAGGCCGGCACGATCGGCTACTGGATGGGGCAGCCGTTCGCTCATCATGGCTACATGACGTCGGCGCTGCGGCTGCTGCTGCCGACCTTGTTCGGCGAGCTCAATCTGCACCGCGTCGAGGCCGCCTGCATTCCGACCAATACGCCGTCCATTCGCGTGCTCGAGAAATGCGGCTTCACCCGCGAAGGGCTGGCGCGGCGCTATCTCTGCATCAACGGGGTCTGGCAGGACCACTACCTCTACGGCCTGCTGCATGAGGACTTCAGAGGTTAG